Part of the Cupriavidus basilensis genome is shown below.
TGGCCACGCCGAAACGCTTCAAGGTGCTCGCGTAGCGCTCATCGAGCGCTTTCTGGAATGCTTTGCAACCCTCGCCGCCCGCGCTGGAAAGCTTGACCGCTTCATGGTGGATTTCGAGGTCGGTGGCGCGCTGCCGGTCCAGCGTGGTGAAGCGCGGTACCAGCTTGCGCAGCTCGCTGGTGGTCATGCAAGTGCCTATCACTGAGCAGTGCAGGTGCGAGTCCAGCTCGGCCAGGCGCGTGCGCCGCCGTACTGCGCGGCTCTGCGGCTCGGCTGGCGAGCAACAACCGGTGGCCGGTGGCTGCTCGTGGCCAAGCGCTGCACCAATGCCATTGGCGCGAGCAAGGCGAAACGGTGGCGTGTGCATGCGGACCTCGCGTGAGAGAAGACGGGCAGGGTGGCGCGTTGCCATGCCTCGGAGAGGGGCAACGCCAGGATTCCCGTTCGGTCAGCGAAATATACCATTGAATATAACGGATGTGCGGCGGCGCAGGAAGCGCGTCGCAGGCGCATCAGGTATGTCATGCGGCGCTGCCGGCAACCACCGGGCATGCCCTAGAATTGCAGCGCCAGACAGGCAGATCAAAAGGAGTGGCGATGATGGTGGATGCGAAAGATACGGCTGTACTGCTTTTTTCCTACGGGACGTTGCAAGACAAGGCGGTGCAGATCGCCAACTTCGGCCGCGAACTGGCCGGCCGCGATGACGCCATCCCCGGCTACTCGCAATCGATGGTCGCCATCGATGACCCCGCCGTGGTTGCTACCAGCGGAAAGACGCATCATCCGATTGTCCAGCCCAGCCCGGATCCCAACGATGCGGTGGCCGGCATGGTCTTCGAGATCACCGCGCAGGAACTGGCCGCGGCCGATGCCTATGAAGTCTCTGACTACAAGCGCATCGCGGTGACGCTGAAATCCGGCGTTCAGGCGTGGGTCTATGTCCGGGCCTGATCTGGCAATCTGGCAAGAATGGTGATCAGGAAGGACGGCATGGCGAAGGGATGTGAACGCGCTATGATCGGGCGATCAGGCACCCTGGCGCCACAGGCCGGGACCCATGCGGCCGGGCGATGGCCGCGGACATGACGAGGCGAGGGCAAGATGAAAACCAGCGCAAGAAACCAATTGAGCGGTAAGGTCAGCGCGGTCCACAAAGGCGCGGTAAACGATGAAATCGAACTGGAGATCGCCAGCGGCGTGCGGATCGTGGCGACCATCACCGCCGAGAGCACGAAGCGCCTCGGGCTGGCGGTCGGCAAGGAAGCCGTCGCGCTGATCAAGGCATCGTCCGTGATCGTGGGTGTGCCCGACCCGGACATCCTCCTCTCCGCGCGCAACCAGCTTGCCGGCACGGTATCGGGCATCAGGATCGGGGCGGTGAATGCGGAGGTTTCCATCGGCCTGGCGCAGGGCGGCGAGATCGTGGCCATCATCACCAATGACAGCGTGACCAGCCTCGGGCTGGTGCAAGGCGGCGCGGCTGTCGCCATCTTCAAGGCCTCCAGCGTCCTGCTGGCCGCGCGCGCATAGGCGTGCCGCGCAATGGCGCCTTTTGGGTGGCCGGCGCCGCGAACACTTGTAACGCTTTGCGGATCGTATGGTGCTATCCGCATCGGCGCTAGCGCTATTGCATGGCGCGCGTATTCCGCTGGGGATGCCGCCGGGGTACCATGCCGCCATGGTCAAACTTGCTCGCTCCCGAACCTCGGTCAGCCCGGATACGCCGCAGGCGCTGTTTCGCATGCGCGTCATGCTGGGCGATACCATCGCCATTGGCCCCGGCAAAATTGCGCTGCTGGAAGCGATCCGCGAATGCGGCTCCATTTCCGCTGCGGCGAAACACCTCGACATGTCCTACAAGCGGGCCTGGGATCTGCTCAACGAAATCAACCGCTCGCTGGCCAGGCCGGCAGTGGATTCCGAGCATGGCGGCGCGCAGGGTGGCGGCACCGTGCTCACGCCGGTGGGCGAGGAAGCGATCCGGCTCTACCGCGCCGCGGAGCTACGCGCGGCCAAGGCCTGCGAGGCCGAGATCAACGGCCTGATCAAGCTGCTGGCCAAGCCCTGAACCCTGAACCCTAAGATGCTGATTGTTTCAAAATGAAGCGAGGCGGTTCTGGCCACGCGCGGCCGCAGACAGTACAAGCGAATCGGCCAAGGCCGCGCAACGACGCCAGAATCTTTCGGAAATGGCCTCTAAGCCTGCCACTGCCGGACCTCGATGCCACTGACCGCGAGCGCCTGGCGCGGGCCAAGCTTGAGGTCGCGCAATGACACCAGGTGGAGCCCGCCAAGGTCGGGATCGAACGCCACGCCGTCCTTTTCCACCACCAGAATCACGCCGCTGCCCACGGCCGTGTTGTACAGCTCGTGCCAGGTGAACAGGCACCGGTAGGCGTCTTTCGCGACCACGGCGACCACGCTCTGCTTGCGCCGCCCGATGGGCAGTGCCTGCATGCCGGCGAGGTCAAGCAACTGCGTCACGCGCACGCCGCGCCAGTGCCGCACTTCGCGGACATGGCGCCCCGAATAGCATTGGATGGTTGCCGGCCCGCCCACCATATCAGCGCAGCCCGCCAGGGCTGCCGCGTCCAGGTTGAGCGTTTGCGGCAGCCCCGAAATCGTCAGCGCATCGGACTGGTATTGCCGCACGTTGCTCTCGCCAGTGCTGGCGGACAGTGCTTCATTCACGGAACTCTCTCCTTGGCTGGCCAGGGCGCCTGCTTTGACCCGCGTTGTATACATCGCTATATTTCGCTAATCAAGGCATGGTACGAGCTTCGAATCGGCGTATCAAGTGCCGGCGGCGTTTGCGCTATGCTTGGCGCCGCGCACGCCGCACATCTCCCATGGACTGCTGTTTCTCCGAGCCACAACGCATGCAAGAACCGAACGCCACCGTTCTGCCCACCCCACGTTTTGAAGCCGGCCGCACATTCTGGATAGCGGGCCTCGGCGGGCGGTTCACCCTGGAAACGAACGGCGGCATCCCCGCGCTCTGGGAAGCATTCGGCCCCTCCATTGGCGAAGTCCCGGGCCAGGTGGGCGGGATGACCTACGGACTGTGCTGCAATCCAGGGACGATGGCAGCTTCGAGTATGTGGCCGGCGTGGAAGTGAGCAGCCCGGACGGACTGCCGTCATCGTTTCGCTGCATCAAGGTCGAGCCGCAGCGCTACGCCGTATTCGTGCATGCAGGCGATATTTCGACGCTGCACGAGACGTTTCACCGCATCTGGCACAAATGGCTGCCGGCGTCCGGGTTCCAGGCCGGGCATGCGCCTGAGTTTGAGCGCTACAGCGCGGACTTCGATCCGGTGGCGGGGACGGGCACCGTGGAAATCTGGCTGCCGGTCAGGGGTGGGGCGGATGCACCGGCCTGAGGCGTTGCCCGTCACGGGCGCGACACCACCATGCCTGTAAAGACAGTTAACGCAGTGATCCTGGCATTGTTTTCCGCAAGCAGTTTTTCCACCACGCCGTGCCCGCCCGATGCGCCGTGCGGCCCGTTGGCGCCGGAATTCAAGGTGGCGATGTACGCCTCCATCGTTGCCTTCCCGATGGCTTGCGCGAAGCTGGATCCCGCGAACGCGCCGCGCTACGAGGCAGCCTTGTCGGCGGCGCTTGGCCAACTGGGTGCCGACGATCAGGCGGCCATGGACGAGGCAAGGCGCGATCCTGCCTTGCCCGCGATGCTGATCGCCGCGTCGAAGGCGCTTGAGGCGGAGCAATCGCCTGCGCGGCTTGTGCGCAAGTGCAGCCGTGCGCTCCAGCGCACCGAGGCGGCGGAGTCTGGTAGCACGAAGTAAGCCCAGGCTGAATCGCGCGCTGTGCTCTGTTACCTGCCTTGAGTCCCCCGCCGCGATGAACAATACTGGCCCGTAGGCCGCTGCGGCGCGAGCGGGCCGGTTTTGTTTGCGCATGCGCGGAAGTGATTTCAAGGAGCAAGCCATGTTGCGCGACAGTCATGCATTCAGCGGATTCTCGGTCGACGACATCGCCAGGGCCACGAACTTCTATGGCGGTACGCTGGGGCTGGAAGTGTCCGCAAGCGGGGGCTTGCTGACCCTGTATATCGCCGGCGGCAACAACGTGCTGCTTTACTCCAAGCCGAACCACGTGCCTGCGACGTTCACGGTGCTGAATTTCCCGGTGAAGAGCGTGGACAAGGCCGTGGAGACACTCGGCAAGCTCGGCGTGCGCTTCGAGACCTACGACCTGCCCGGGCTGAAGACCGACGAGCGGGGCATCTGCCGCAGCGAGGGCGGCCCCGTCATCGCCTGGTTCAAGGACCCGGCCGGCAATATTCTCTCTGTGCTTGAAGCGACATAAGCTGTTTTGGTCAGGCACCGGACACCGGGCGGCTCGTGGATCGCTTTATATCGCTGCCGGGATCACATGCGCCGCGCATTCTCCTGCTCGACGGCTCGCTGCACCCGAACTCCTGTAGCCGCCTGTTTGCGCTCGAAGCCCAGCGGATCCTTCGGCACCTCGGCGCGCAGACCAAGGTGTTCGATCCGCATGGCCTTTCCCTCACGGACAGCGTGCCATGCGCTAGGTGGCGGCCAGCCCCAGCGAGCGCAGCTTTGCCCCCTGGTCGAAGTACGGCCGCTCGCAAACGATCTTGTCGCTGTCGGGCGCGAACTCGAACGATGCGGCCATGCGCACGCGAAACGCGCGGCCTGTGGGCGGGTAGACGGTGCCGTTCGCCTTCAGGGGGCCTAGGTGGGTGCCGGTGAGCCAGAATTCCACCAGCACCGTGTCGCCGGCCGCGGCGATGCTGATGATCTCGTTGGCCTGGTCGGGGAAGGGCGTGCGCGAAGACGCGAAGTAGCCGCGCACCGCTTGCTCGCCGTCGAAGACCGCGCCGCCTCCGTGCATCTCGTAGCGCGGATGGGCAAAGGTGGCGATGACGGCGTCCCATTCCTGGGTGCACTCCAGGGCCATATGGTCGCGCACGGTCTGGATGCGGGCGAGAGACAGACTATCCATGTTCAGGGCTCCGTGATTTGGGTTTTTTGCGAACTTGCCGGGTGATTGATGCGCTGATGCGTGCATTGACGCGTGCATAAGGCGCTTAGTCCTGCGTCACGCCGGCGGTCTTTGCTACGTCTTTCCACGCCGGGATATCGCGCTCATTCAGCTTGCCGAGTTCCTCGCCGCTCATCGGCGTGGCCGCGATGCCCATCTCCAGCAGGCGGGCCTTGATCTCCGGCGTGGCCAGCACCTGGTTCAAGGCGTCCGACAGCTTCTGTACGATCGGTCTGGGCGTGCCGGCGGGCACATACAGGCCCCAGCGGAATACGCGGTCAAAATCGATGCCCTCGTCGACATAGCTCTTCACCCCGGGCAGGCTCGGCGAACGCGAGGTACAGGTGCCGATCGCCTTGACCTTGCCGGACTTGACGAAGGGCGTGCCCGAAGTCATGTCCACATAGCCCAGCTTGATATGCCCGGCAACGATGTCGTTGAGCACCTGTGGCACGGTCTTGTAGGGAATATGCGTCATCGAGGCGCCGGCCAGTTGCTTGAGCACCTCGCCGCAGAATTGGCCCGTGGAGCCGGTGCCCCAACTGGCGTACTGCACTTCGTTGGGATGGCTCTTGGTGTACGCCACCAGCGCCTTGATGTCGTTCGCGGGAAAGTCATTGCTGGCCACCAGCAGGATGGCGGCGGTGCCGACCTGGCCGATGGCGGTGAAGTCCTTCACCGGGTCATACGGCAGCTTGGTGTAGACCGCGGCGTTCAGCATATGCGTGGTCGCGCCGCCGAGCGTGAAGGTGTAGCCGTCGGGCGCCGCGCGTGCGACCGCTTGCGTGCCGATGATGCCGGAGGCGCCACCCTTGTTTTCCACCACGATGGGCTGCTTCAGGATGGCCGACATGCGCTGCGCGAGCACGCGGCCAAGGATGTCGCCGCCGGAGCCGGCCGAGATCGGCAGCAACAGGCGGATGGGGTGGGAGGGGTAGTCGGCGGAGGGTTCACTGGCCTGCGCTGCGATTGCGGGCGCGGCAAGCGCGACGACGAGCGTAGCGGCGGCTAGGTGGCGGGGCATGGGGCGTCTCCTGATTCTTTGTCATGTGCCGCGGTGCGGCCTTTGATTCGCTGTCTATTTTCGTCAAAGCCCCAGTCCGCCATCTACCACCATCTCCAGCCCCGTCACATAACGCGACTCATCGGAGGCAAGGAACAACGCCGCGTAGGCGATATCCCACGGCGTGCCTTGCCGGCCCATGGGGCAGCGGCTGTTGCGAAACTCGCGCGCGGCCTGCACGGCGGCTTCGTCGCCATCGGTCAGGTGGGCCGCATGGGGCGTATCGATCAGGCCGGGCAGGATCACATTGCAGCGCACCTGGTCCGCGGCGTAGCGGCGCGCGAGGATCCGCGTCATGTGGTTGAGCGCGGCCTTCGATGCGTTGTAGGAGAGAAAGGGCATCGGGCCCCATTTGCGGCTGGCGATCGACGAGATGTTGATGATCGAGCCGCCGCCCTGCGCGATCATGTGCGGCATTGCCTTCTGGCAGGCGAGCATGGCGCCTTTGAGGTTGATGTCGAACACGCGGTCCCAGGATTGCTCCGTGATGTCCTCGAGCTCGCCGATCTCCTCGATGCCCACGTTGTTGTGCAGCACGTCGATGCGGCCATAGCGCTCGCGGCAGGCCTCCACCATGGCTGCCAGCCGCGCGCCGTCGCGCACGTCGGCCTCGAAGGCGCTGGCGCTTCCGCCCGCATCCTCGATCTGGCTCGCGGTCCTGCGGGCCAGCGCCAGGTCGCGGTCCACGCACAGCACCCGCGCGCCTTCGCGGGCGTAGACGATGGCGGCGGCTGCGCCGTTGCTGGTGTCGGCGCCGATCGATCCCGCGCCTACGACGATGGCTGCCTTGCCGGCAAGCCGGCTCACTCCTTTGCGATTGCTGTCCGGCATGCTGTGGCTGTCTCCGTGGTGATCTTTGGATGATCTTTACGTGATTGTTTGCATGATCCCCACTACCAGGGATGGAAAAAATATAGCACGAAATTGAAACGTTTCATATAAAGGGTAAACGACTGCCTGCAAGGGCTTGAGACAGGGTAAGGGCATGCCGGAATGGCGGCATCGCGCCGCCCGGCGGGGGCTTGCGTGATGGGTCCGGGGAAAGTGGTAGTCCTAGCTGGCGAGGCGCTTCGCC
Proteins encoded:
- a CDS encoding gamma-glutamylcyclotransferase family protein, with translation MMVDAKDTAVLLFSYGTLQDKAVQIANFGRELAGRDDAIPGYSQSMVAIDDPAVVATSGKTHHPIVQPSPDPNDAVAGMVFEITAQELAAADAYEVSDYKRIAVTLKSGVQAWVYVRA
- a CDS encoding TOBE domain-containing protein → MKTSARNQLSGKVSAVHKGAVNDEIELEIASGVRIVATITAESTKRLGLAVGKEAVALIKASSVIVGVPDPDILLSARNQLAGTVSGIRIGAVNAEVSIGLAQGGEIVAIITNDSVTSLGLVQGGAAVAIFKASSVLLAARA
- a CDS encoding winged helix-turn-helix domain-containing protein, which gives rise to MRVMLGDTIAIGPGKIALLEAIRECGSISAAAKHLDMSYKRAWDLLNEINRSLARPAVDSEHGGAQGGGTVLTPVGEEAIRLYRAAELRAAKACEAEINGLIKLLAKP
- a CDS encoding GyrI-like domain-containing protein, translating into MLQSRDDGSFEYVAGVEVSSPDGLPSSFRCIKVEPQRYAVFVHAGDISTLHETFHRIWHKWLPASGFQAGHAPEFERYSADFDPVAGTGTVEIWLPVRGGADAPA
- a CDS encoding VOC family protein; this encodes MLRDSHAFSGFSVDDIARATNFYGGTLGLEVSASGGLLTLYIAGGNNVLLYSKPNHVPATFTVLNFPVKSVDKAVETLGKLGVRFETYDLPGLKTDERGICRSEGGPVIAWFKDPAGNILSVLEAT
- a CDS encoding ester cyclase codes for the protein MDSLSLARIQTVRDHMALECTQEWDAVIATFAHPRYEMHGGGAVFDGEQAVRGYFASSRTPFPDQANEIISIAAAGDTVLVEFWLTGTHLGPLKANGTVYPPTGRAFRVRMAASFEFAPDSDKIVCERPYFDQGAKLRSLGLAAT
- a CDS encoding Bug family tripartite tricarboxylate transporter substrate binding protein; its protein translation is MPRHLAAATLVVALAAPAIAAQASEPSADYPSHPIRLLLPISAGSGGDILGRVLAQRMSAILKQPIVVENKGGASGIIGTQAVARAAPDGYTFTLGGATTHMLNAAVYTKLPYDPVKDFTAIGQVGTAAILLVASNDFPANDIKALVAYTKSHPNEVQYASWGTGSTGQFCGEVLKQLAGASMTHIPYKTVPQVLNDIVAGHIKLGYVDMTSGTPFVKSGKVKAIGTCTSRSPSLPGVKSYVDEGIDFDRVFRWGLYVPAGTPRPIVQKLSDALNQVLATPEIKARLLEMGIAATPMSGEELGKLNERDIPAWKDVAKTAGVTQD
- a CDS encoding SDR family NAD(P)-dependent oxidoreductase; this translates as MPDSNRKGVSRLAGKAAIVVGAGSIGADTSNGAAAAIVYAREGARVLCVDRDLALARRTASQIEDAGGSASAFEADVRDGARLAAMVEACRERYGRIDVLHNNVGIEEIGELEDITEQSWDRVFDINLKGAMLACQKAMPHMIAQGGGSIINISSIASRKWGPMPFLSYNASKAALNHMTRILARRYAADQVRCNVILPGLIDTPHAAHLTDGDEAAVQAAREFRNSRCPMGRQGTPWDIAYAALFLASDESRYVTGLEMVVDGGLGL